ACGATTTTAAAAGATACAAAGCTGGGAAAATTTCAATATCAAACATTCCTCTCCTTTTAACTTCTCCATAGGCATGCTCAAATACTGAGCCAACAGTTAATCCCATTGAAAATATATTCATAGAATTTTGTAATTTTGTATCTTTTTTATTTATTAAATTATTCAAAGAAGAAACCAATATAGCTGCCAAAGCATACATAGATAATGGAGAAATTGACTTATATGGATTTTCTTCTATTAATTTTACAGGTAACAAGCCATTTTCTATTGAAAATGAAATTGCCACCCTGTATATTATTTCCTGTAAAAATATTTCATTTGGTAAAAATTTTAAAGTTACAGTATTTAATCTTCTATTATACTTCATTTCTAAATATTTCAAGTTATTTTTAATATTTGAATAAAAACCTTTTGTATCTTTTATAGGAGAAGACAATTTTAATCTAACTCTATTAGGTAAAATATGTATCATTGTGATAGTTAATTTTTTCATATTGTCTCCTCTCTAATTAGTTTTTATTTCATATTTTAATAATTTTAATGAATTCATAACAACTAATATAGTTGTTGAATTATGTAAAACAGATGCATAAATTGGTGCAAGTATTCCAGTTGCCCCTAAGACTAAGGCAAAAGTATTAAGTCCTATAACCATAGCAAAATTTTCTTTTATAGTCTTAACTGTATTTTTTGAAAGTCCTATTACTCCTGGAACTAAAAGAGGATTATCTTGTGTGATAGTTATATCTGCTGCTTCCATAGCAACATCAGTTCTTGTACTTCCTAGAGCTACTCCAACATTTGCATAAGACAGAGCAGGAGCATCATTTACACCATCACCTATCATAATTACATTAGAACCCTTTGATTGAAATTTCAAAATATTTTTAGCTTTGTCTTCTGGTAATAATTCTGATTCATATCTATCCATTGACATTCTTGAAGCAATAGTTTCAGCTTGTTGTCTTAAATCACCTGTCAATAGAACTATATCATCAACACCATAATTTCTAAGTCTATTTATAGCTTTTTTAATATTTTCTCTTGGTGGGTCAGAAACTCCAATAAGTCCTATAATTTTTTCATTTTGTGCAACATAAAGACCAATTTCTCCTCTTGAAATAATACCTCTTTCAGCATCTGTTACTAATGTTAAATCTATATTATTTTCAAGCATATATTTCTTACTTCCAACCCTTATAATTGAAGCTTCTTTACCTTTACCTATTTTTGTTTCAACTCCACGACTTACAACAGTTTTTATTTTATTATGTTTAGGTATTTCTATTCCTCTATCTTTAATTTCAGATATTATTGCAGTAGCCAATGGATGAGAAGATTGTTCTTCTGCTGCTCCTGCAAGTCCTATCATTTCATTTTCAGATATATTATCATTGAAAACTTCTATACTCTGTACTTTTGGTTTTCCTTCCGTAATAGTTCCTGTCTTGTCAAATATTACAGTTTCCGCTTTGGATAATTCTTCAATAAAGTTGCTACCTTTAACTAAAATTCCATTTTTAGCAGCAGTGTTTATTGCAGCTGAGAAAGCTACTGCTGTTGAAAGTCTAATACCACAAGAATAATCTATAACAAGCATACTCATAGCTTTTGTAATACTTCTTGTACTTGCATAAACTATACCTGCTAAGATAAAGTTCAATGGTATAAGTTGAGCTGAGAAAGTATCAGCATAATTTTGTATATCTGCCTTATTGGAATTTGCATCTTCAACAAGTTTGATGATTCTTGAAACAGTTCTGTCATCCCCAACCTTTTCTGCAATAATACTGATATTACCATTTTTAATGATGGTTCCTGCATAAACTTCATCACCTTTAGATTTTTTAATTGGCATATATTCACCAGTGATTGAAGATTGGTCTATTAATGCTTCTCCTCTTATTATCTTTCCATCGACACTTATCTTTTCTCCTGTTTGTACAACTATGATATCATCTTTTTGAATTTCTTCTATTGGAACTCTTTTTACATTATCTTCAGAAATTTCTTTCCAAACGTAATTTTCTCCAACACTTAACATATCTTTAATAACACCACGAGTTTTTTCCATAGTATAAACTGTTAAAAGTTCTGAAACTTCTTCCAAGAACATTATAGTCAATGCTGCACTTTCTTTTCCAAGAAGTATACTACTTATTATTGCACTTGAACTTAAAGTATCTGCATTAGGTCTTTTATTTTTAATAAGAGAATTTATTCCATTTTTTAAAACTGGCATAGCAAGAGCTAGTGTTGATAGGGTATTATAGTTTAAAAATCTTCTAATTCCAGTAAGTGCTACAGAATTTTTTGATTTAAAAAACAGATTATATCCTAAAAGACCTGCTGTTGCAACTATTTTTTTCATAATCTCTTTTGGAGATTCTTCTTGTAATTTTCTTTCAATTACATATTTAGAAGACTTTTCAATTTTTTCATTCTTACATATTTCAAATATATGTGAATTAAGTGTATTTTGTATAAGGCTTATTAAATTTTGTTCACTTAAAGAAATATCTTCAAAATATATAAGGATAGTTCCAGTAATTATAGTTATTTTAGCACTTTCAATATATTTTACTTGTAATAATTGTTTTTCAATCTCTAACTTTAAAGAATTTCCAATATATTTAAAAGCATTGCTTTTTATACGTATTCTTCCTCTAAGTCTATGTACAATCTCACAAGCGAGTAAATTATCATTTTTCATTGGTTATTTTCTCCCTTCTAATTCACTCTTTAACATTTCATAAAATCTTTTTACATTTTTTTCAACATCATCAACTGACATTCCCTGATAAACATCTTCATTATCAACAATGATTTTCCAAATTTTATTTAGCCAATCAACTATGTCTTGTTCTTTTAATTTCATTTTATCATATTCTATTAAAATTTTGCTTGTTAAATAAGAGTATTCAACAGATTTTATACCATTTTTTAATTTTATGATAGCAGTCATATAATGTTCATATTTCTTCATTTGTTCAGGAAAGTTGTCAAGAGACGGAATAAAAAGCCTTATTCTACCAGGAATACTATGTATAACTTTTACTTGGTTAAACATTAAATAAGTTTGTTTTAAGATATTTTTTAACATTTTCTCTCCTTAATCTCTATCTCTTGACAAAAGTCTATATGACCACCAAATTAATGTAGCTCCACTTGGGAGTAACATTTCAGATTTTAACTTTTTTAATCCATAGATTAAAAATCCTGTTGCTATTAAAGTTTTAGTATCAAATAATCCTTTAGTTTTATTGTATATACTTATGTCAGCAACTTTTCCTAAATTTGTAAATAAACTTTTAACTTTTCCTTTTCTATCTTTTAAAAGTTCTTCATCTAAATTTAATAATTTTAAAATAATTCCTATCATAAATTGATTATTGATTTGACTATCATCAAATTCAACAGTTAAACTTCCAAGACTTTGAATAATTTTAAAATTCTTTAT
This DNA window, taken from Fusobacterium simiae, encodes the following:
- a CDS encoding heavy metal translocating P-type ATPase, with the translated sequence MKNDNLLACEIVHRLRGRIRIKSNAFKYIGNSLKLEIEKQLLQVKYIESAKITIITGTILIYFEDISLSEQNLISLIQNTLNSHIFEICKNEKIEKSSKYVIERKLQEESPKEIMKKIVATAGLLGYNLFFKSKNSVALTGIRRFLNYNTLSTLALAMPVLKNGINSLIKNKRPNADTLSSSAIISSILLGKESAALTIMFLEEVSELLTVYTMEKTRGVIKDMLSVGENYVWKEISEDNVKRVPIEEIQKDDIIVVQTGEKISVDGKIIRGEALIDQSSITGEYMPIKKSKGDEVYAGTIIKNGNISIIAEKVGDDRTVSRIIKLVEDANSNKADIQNYADTFSAQLIPLNFILAGIVYASTRSITKAMSMLVIDYSCGIRLSTAVAFSAAINTAAKNGILVKGSNFIEELSKAETVIFDKTGTITEGKPKVQSIEVFNDNISENEMIGLAGAAEEQSSHPLATAIISEIKDRGIEIPKHNKIKTVVSRGVETKIGKGKEASIIRVGSKKYMLENNIDLTLVTDAERGIISRGEIGLYVAQNEKIIGLIGVSDPPRENIKKAINRLRNYGVDDIVLLTGDLRQQAETIASRMSMDRYESELLPEDKAKNILKFQSKGSNVIMIGDGVNDAPALSYANVGVALGSTRTDVAMEAADITITQDNPLLVPGVIGLSKNTVKTIKENFAMVIGLNTFALVLGATGILAPIYASVLHNSTTILVVMNSLKLLKYEIKTN
- a CDS encoding HMA2 domain-containing protein: MLKNILKQTYLMFNQVKVIHSIPGRIRLFIPSLDNFPEQMKKYEHYMTAIIKLKNGIKSVEYSYLTSKILIEYDKMKLKEQDIVDWLNKIWKIIVDNEDVYQGMSVDDVEKNVKRFYEMLKSELEGRK
- a CDS encoding HMA2 domain-containing protein; the encoded protein is MKDKILLPNFYGIFEVKSATKNRIRIEIDKLKNNREEIDKLKENLKKIVAIKNFKIIQSLGSLTVEFDDSQINNQFMIGIILKLLNLDEELLKDRKGKVKSLFTNLGKVADISIYNKTKGLFDTKTLIATGFLIYGLKKLKSEMLLPSGATLIWWSYRLLSRDRD